Proteins from a single region of Antechinus flavipes isolate AdamAnt ecotype Samford, QLD, Australia chromosome 2, AdamAnt_v2, whole genome shotgun sequence:
- the LOC127547039 gene encoding olfactory receptor 5C1, translated as MTLENITWIDGAPTEFILLGITDRWDLRVALFLIFLPIYLLSLLGNMGMVVLINVDTRLHTPMYFFLACLSLLDACYSSAIGPKMLIDLLLSHATIPYAACAIQMFVFAGLADAECCLLAAMAYDRYVAIGNPLLYTTAMSRRLCLLLLAASGLGGAVSGFVHTTFTFRLHFCHSREVNSFFCDIPPLLAISCDDTSLNELLLFAVCGFIQTATVLAIAVSYAFILVAVIRMNSAEGRRRAASTCGSHLTAVAMLYGTLIFMYLRPSSSYALDTDKMASVFYTLVIPALNPLIYSLRNKEVKEALRRTRDRFCFPSQRG; from the coding sequence ATGACCCTGGAGAACATCACTTGGATTGATGGAGCCCCAACTGAATTTATCCTCCTGGGTATCACTGACCGCTGGGACCTTCGTGTAGCCCTCTTCCTGATATTCCTACCCATCTACCTTCTGAGCTTGCTGGGGAACATGGGTATGGTGGTGTTGATAAACGTGGATACCCGACTCCACACCCCTATGTACTTCTTCCTGGCCTGCCTCTCACTCCTAGATGCCTGCTATTCCTCAGCCATCGGTCCTAAGATGCTCATAGATCTATTACTATCACATGCCACCATCCCTTATGCTGCCTGTGCCATCCAGATGTTTGTCTTTGCAGGGTTGGCAGATGCTGAGTGCTGTCTCCTAGCAGCCATGGCTTATGACCGCTATGTGGCTATTGGGAACCCGCTCCTTTACACTACAGCCATGTCTCGACGCCTGTGCCTCCTGCTCTTGGCGGCTTCAGGGCTGGGTGGTGCAGTGAGTGGCTTTGTCCACACAACATTCACTTTCCGGCTACACTTTTGTCACTCCCGTGAAGTTAACAGTTTCTTCTGTGACATCCCACCACTGCTGGCCATTTCCTGTGATGACACTTCCCTCAATGAGCTGCTGCTTTTTGCTGTCTGTGGTTTTATCCAAACAGCTACAGTGTTAGCTATTGCTGTGTCCTATGCCTTCATCCTCGTTGCTGTGATTCGCATGAATTCTGCTGAGGGAAGGCGACGAGCAGCCTCCACTTGTGGCTCTCACCTTACTGCTGTGGCCATGCTATATGGCACACTCATTTTCATGTACCTAAGACCTAGTTCTAGTTATGCCCTTGACACTGACAAGATGGCATCTGTCTTCTATACACTCGTTATCCCTGCCCTCAATCCACTTATCTACAGTCTCCGCAACAAGGAGGTTAAGGAGGCCCTTCGAAGGACCCGGGATCGATTCTGCTTCCCATCCCAAAGGGGATAG
- the LOC127547040 gene encoding olfactory receptor 1K1-like, whose product MDGTNKSSEGTPFILLGLSTNPGQLRPLFALFLVLYIAGVMGNGLIVAAIRASPALHAPMYFLLAHLSFADLCFTSVTVPKMLANLMAHDRSISRAGCLTQMYFFFALGVTDSCLLAAMAYDRYVAIRHPLHYTVRMSRAVCTGLVTTAWVVSHSHSLLHILLMARLSFCASHSVPHFFCDHQPLLRLACSDTRHIQLLIFTEGAAVVVTPFLLILASYGAIAVAVLRLPSASGRLRAVSTCGSHLAVVGLFYGTVIAVYFQPTARYEAERGRVATVMYTVVTPMLNPVIYSLRNRDVQGALRALFTGRRISTEST is encoded by the coding sequence ATGGATGGGACCAACAAGTCCTCTGAAGGGACCCCATTTATCCTACTGGGCTTGTCCACAAACCCTGGGCAGCTCCGGCCTCTGTTTGCCCTGTTCCTGGTCCTCTACATAGCAGGTGTGATGGGGAACGGGCTCATTGTGGCAGCCATCCGTGCCAGTCCAGCCCTCCATGCCCCTATGTATTTCCTGCTGGCCCACCTCTCCTTCGCCGACCTCTGCTTCACCTCTGTCACCGTGCCCAAGATGCTGGCCAACCTGATGGCCCATGACCGCTCCATCTCACGGGCAGGCTGCCTAACTCAGatgtatttcttctttgctttggGTGTGACTGACAGCTGCCTCCTGGCTGCCATGGCCTACGATCGCTACGTGGCTATCCGGCATCCACTGCACTACACAGTCCGAATGTCGCGGGCCGTGTGTACAGGACTCGTCACAACGGCCTGGGTCGTCTCTCATTCACACTCCTTACTGCACATTCTGCTCATGGCCCGCCTGTCCTTCTGTGCCTCCCACAGCGTGCCTCACTTCTTCTGTGACCACCAGCCCCTGCTGCGGCTCGCTTGTTCAGACACTCGCCATATTCAGCTGCTCATCTTCACCGAGGGGGCCGCTGTGGTGGTCACACCCTTCCTGCTCATCTTGGCCTCCTATGGTGCCATTGCCGTTGCTGTGTTACGCCTGCCCTCTGCATCTGGGCGGCTCCGGGCTGTGTCCACCTGTGGCTCCCACCTGGCCGTGGTGGGTCTCTTCTATGGCACCGTCATTGCAGTCTACTTCCAGCCAACGGCACGATATGAGGCTGAGCGGGGGCGTGTGGCCACCGTCATGTATACGGTAGTAACCCCCATGCTCAACCCAGTCATTTACAGCCTCAGGAACCGAGACGTTCAGGGGGCACTCCGAGCTCTCTTCACTGGACGTAGGATCTCAACTGAATCTACCTAA